The region GGGTGGTGCACCCGGCCACCATGGGGCCGGCCGTTGCGCGCTCGATCCCCATCTACATCCGCAACACCTTCCGCCCCGAGGCGCCGGGGACGCGCATCCACGTGGACGGCGGCCCGGCGCGCACGGTGAAGGGGATCTCGGCGGTGGAGGAGGTGGCGCTGGTGAACGTGGAGGGGACGGGGATGCGCGAGGTCCCCGGCGCCGCCCACCGGCTCTTCGGGGCGCTGCGCGAGGCGGGGGTGAGCGCGCTGATGGTGTCGCAGGGCAGCTCGCAGCACTCGCTCTGCTTCGCCGTCCCCGCGGCCGCCGCCGAGCGGGCGCGGGCCGCGCTGGAGGCGGCGTTCTACGCCGAGCGCCACCAGGGGCAGATCCAGACGCTGGAGGTGGACCCCCGCTGCGCGCTGCTGGCGGTGGTGGGCGACGGGATGGCGGGGCTCCCCGGCGTGGCGGCGCGCTTCTTCGGGGCGCTGGGGAAGGCGGGGATCAACGTGCGCGCCATCGCCCAGGGCTCGTCCGAGCGCAACATCTCGGTGGTGGTGGGCGCCGCCGAGGCCGAGCGGGCGCTCAGGGCCACGCACTCGGCGCTCTACCTGTCGCGGCAGACCCTGTCCGTGGGGGTGATCGGCGCCGGGGTGGTGGGCTCGGCGCTCCTGGACCAGCTGGCCCGGCGCGCCGAGCGGATCCGCGCCGAGCGCGGCGTGGACCTGCGCGTGCGCGCCGTGGCCACCCGCTCGGTGATGGCGCTGGACGGGCGGCGCCTGCCGCTGGAGCGCTGGCGCGAGGAGCTGGCGCGGGGGGTGCCGTTCGACCTGGACGCCTTCCTGGCGCACGTGCGCAGCGACGACTTCCCGCACACGGTGATCGTCGACTGCACGGCCGACGAGGACCTGGCGCGCCGCTACGGCGAGTGGCTCTCCCGCGGCGTCCACGTGGTCACGCCCAACAAGCGCGCCAACACGCTGGAGCTCGGCTACTACCGCGAGCTGCGCCGCACGGGGGGCGGCCCCGGCGCGCACTACCTGTACGAGACCACGGTGGGCGCGGGGCTCCCCATCATCCAGACGCTGCGCGACCTGATCGCCACCGGCGACGAGGTGCTGCGCGTGGAGGGGGTGCTCTCGGGGACGCTGTCGTACCTCTTCAACGCCTTCGACGGGGTGCGCCCCTTCTCGGAGCTGGTGGCCGAGGCGCGGCGGCAGGGCTTCACCGAGCCCGACCCGCGCGACGACCTGTCCGGGGTCGACGTGGCCCGCAAGGTGGTGATCCTGGCGCGGGAGATGGGCCTGGAGCTGGACCTGGCCGACGTGGAGCTGCAGGGGCTGGTCCCCCC is a window of Longimicrobium sp. DNA encoding:
- the thrA gene encoding bifunctional aspartate kinase/homoserine dehydrogenase I, producing MSTEQLVVHKFGGTSLATADRYRAVADIVLGRPEPRRAVVVSAMGGVTDALMRAVELAGRRDPAYRQEAAALYARHLRTAEELLPGACGHEVRAALERDFADVDDVLRAAWILRDCPRGAVDMVAGLGEVWSARLLAAHLAARGARAGWLDAREVLVAEPGEGTARVEWETTRARLAAWRDARGGLPETLVVTGFVASTPAGAPTTLGRNGSDYSASIFGALLEADAIHIWTDVDGVMSANPRLVPEALVLESLSYQEAMELAHFGARVVHPATMGPAVARSIPIYIRNTFRPEAPGTRIHVDGGPARTVKGISAVEEVALVNVEGTGMREVPGAAHRLFGALREAGVSALMVSQGSSQHSLCFAVPAAAAERARAALEAAFYAERHQGQIQTLEVDPRCALLAVVGDGMAGLPGVAARFFGALGKAGINVRAIAQGSSERNISVVVGAAEAERALRATHSALYLSRQTLSVGVIGAGVVGSALLDQLARRAERIRAERGVDLRVRAVATRSVMALDGRRLPLERWREELARGVPFDLDAFLAHVRSDDFPHTVIVDCTADEDLARRYGEWLSRGVHVVTPNKRANTLELGYYRELRRTGGGPGAHYLYETTVGAGLPIIQTLRDLIATGDEVLRVEGVLSGTLSYLFNAFDGVRPFSELVAEARRQGFTEPDPRDDLSGVDVARKVVILAREMGLELDLADVELQGLVPPELEGGSVDDFLHRLRDHDARLARWWEEAHARGERLRFVGVVDRAGTPACGSAATRRRTRSRG